The following are encoded in a window of Struthio camelus isolate bStrCam1 chromosome Z, bStrCam1.hap1, whole genome shotgun sequence genomic DNA:
- the LOC104146861 gene encoding vasculin, with product MAQHDFAPAWLNFPTPPSSTKSSLNFEKHSENFSWTESRYEANRRRHNSSDGFDPNIGRPNGGHFGRKEKNGWRSQGRNGTENINHRGGYHGGGSRTRTSTFHCGKSQGLHENNVPENETGKKEDKEEPKQFEAEDFPSLNPEYEREPNQNKSLAAGVWEYPLNPKSRSPRMLVIKKGSTKELQISGFPVVGSLHSQSVKNGTGTSVYKGLVPKPATPPAKPTQWKSQTKENKLGNPFPHESAYNIGNFSAFKSTAKAFSVSQNSVKECNRSNSSSPVDKVGQPRLTKLTRMRTDKKSEFLKALKRDRVEEEHEDENHAGQEKDDDSFNLHNSNSPHHERDINRNFENEIPQENGNDSITSQQIIRSSTFPQADVLSSSLEAEHRLLKEMGWQEDSENDETCAPLTEDEMREFKVISEQLQKNGLRKNGILKNGLICDFKFSPWKNSTFKPALENEDSETSSSDTSDDDDV from the exons TCATCACTGAACTTCGAGAAACATTCTGAAAATTTTTCGTGGACAGAGAGTCGTTATGAAGCAAATCGCAGAAGACACAACTCTTCAGATGGGTTTGATCCTAATATTGGAAGGCCTAATGGAG GGCATtttgggagaaaagagaaaaatggttgGCGTTCACAAGGCAGAAATGGTACAGAAAATATAAACCATCGTGGGGGATATCATGGCGGAGGTTCCCGCACTCGTACCAGCACTTTCCACTGTGGAAAAAGCCAAGGACTGCATGAAAATAATGTACCTGAAAATGAAactgggaaaaaggaagacaaggaaGAACCCAAACAGTTTGAGGCTGAGGATTTT CCATCACTGAATCCTGAATATGAGAGAGAACCAAACCAGAATAAATCTTTAGCTGCAGGTGTGTGGG AGTATCCTTTGAATCCTAAGTCTAGATCTCCAAGAATGCTGGTCATTAAAAAGGGCAGTACTAAAGAACTTCAGATATCTGGATTCCCTGTAGTAGGAAGTCTTCATTCACAGTCAGTCAAGAATGGAACTGGCACAAGTGTTTATAAAGGATTAGTCCCTAAACCAGCCACTCCACCTGCAAAA CCGACACAGTGGAAAagccaaacaaaagaaaataaacttgggAATCCATTTCCTCATGAATCTGCATATAATATTGGCAATTTCAGTGCTTTCAAATCAACTGCCAAGGCATTTAGCGTATCACAGAATTCAGTGAAAGAG TGTAATCGGTCAAATTCTTCATCCCCTGTTGACAAAGTTGGTCAGCCTCGTTTAACAAAATTGACAAGAATGCGGACTGATAAGAAGAGTGAATTTTTGAAAGCATTGAAACGAGATAGAGTGGAAGAGGAACATGAAGACGAGAATCATGCTGGGCAAGAGAAG GATGATGACTCCTTTAACTTACATAACAGCAACAGTCCTCATCATGAGAGAGATATAAAccgaaattttgaaaatgaaattccgCAAGAGAATGGAAATGATTCAATTACATCTCAACAGATCATTCGATCTTCAACTTTCCCTCAGGCGGATGTTCTTTCAAGCTCACTTGAGGCAGAACATAG gttGTTAAAGGAGATGGGTTGGCAGGAAGACAGTGAAAACGATGAAACATGTGCTCCACTGACAGAGGATGAGATGAGGGAATTCAAAGTCATTAGTGAACAG ttacaAAAAAATGGCCTTCGGAAAAATGGCATATTGAAAAATGGCCTCATCTGTGACTTTAAATTTAGCCCCTGGAAAAACAGCACTTTCAAACCCGCTCTGGAGAACGAGGATTCGGAGACGAGCAGCAGCGATACATCAGATGATGATGATGTGTGA